One window of the Pempheris klunzingeri isolate RE-2024b chromosome 10, fPemKlu1.hap1, whole genome shotgun sequence genome contains the following:
- the LOC139208642 gene encoding protein SIX6OS1, with translation LALQIRELSQKKNEINEQIKVCRADIAEWRSYIDTIHRNTRALEEEIRVKQSTVIHNKANAKSMKATNSLLLQYKQTLKEELESRKASYNQDMEVYEERIASYWKIFQSHKEYYCQNPLAQKLFTLQAEKEEIESRIKACDYQITVKQKEVDHLTGNKFNSSSTENLTVSVFSQQPITEAEKPLGPQIEEDSDSSIDISSLHLSQTKQMLKKFMRNKGSWIQPPAAPSQKKMVRGGNRIFISSEQRWPDMMHTEEQHKKTGPDDQEQPSAVSDTEEAVEEEKEERVVIEEEQAPGQEDNKGLTAFPQSSSQETNPLSSPTTVKAVPSTPTFPFTFSPGSSPHQGTSNTNSPAFLFSLNSNAGTPTFSGFGFGFDAGSSQDEDPSFTFFDEKKTTESKSPSCPEFLFGQSEQSEDFQFVFTSKSPQTAKKDNNQDEFPFSFNF, from the exons ttagcTCTTCAAATTCGGGAGCTTTCCCAAAAGAAGAATGAAATCAACGAACAAATTAAAG TTTGCAGAGCTGACATCGCTGAGTGGAGATCTTACATAGATACGATCCACAGAAACACCAGGGCACTTGAAGAGGAAATCAGGGTGAAGCAGAGCACTGTGATACACAACAAAGCAAATGCTAAAAG TATGAAGGCGACTAACAGCCTGCTTCTTCAGTATAAGCAAACTCTGAAAGAGGAACTGGAGAGCAGAAAAGCCAGCTACAACCAGGACAT GGAAGTCTATGAGGAGAGAATTGCAAGCTACTGGAAGATATTCCAGTCACATAAAGAATATTACTGCCAAAATCCTCTTGCTCAGAAGCTCTTCACACTGCAGGctgaaaaagaggaaattgaGTCTAGGATCAAGGCTTGTGATTATCAAATAACAGTGAAACAGAAGGAAGTGGACCATCTCACTggtaataaat TCAATTCTTCTTCCACTGAGAATCTAACGGTCAG TGTTTTTAGCCAGCAGCCCAtaacagaagcagaaaaaccATTAGGTCCTCAGATAGAAGAGGACAGTGATTCTTCCATTGAcatctcctctcttcatctcagCCAGACAAAG CAAATGCTGAAGAAATTCATGAGGAACAAAGGGTCCTGGATCCAACCGCCTGCAGCCCCTTCCCAGAAGAAGATGGTAAGAGGAGGAAA CAGAATATTTATCTCTTCAGAACAAAGATGGCCAGACATGATGCACACTGAGGAGCAGCACAAGAAAACTGGACCAGATGACCAG GAACAGCCGTCCGCTGtttcagacacagaggaggcagtggaggaggagaaggaggaaagagTAGTTATAGAGGAGGAGCAAGCCCCAGGCCAAGAGGACAACAAAGGACTCACTGCTTTTCCTCAGTCATCATCTCAAGAAACAAACCCTCTATCCTCCCCAACAACGGTGAAAGCTGTGCCCTCAACCCCAACGTTCCCATTTAC CTTTAGCCCTGGCAGCTCCCCACATCAAGGGACCTCAAATACCAATTCTCCAGCTTTCCTGTTCTCTCTGAACTCTAATGCTGGCACCCCAACCTTCTCTggatttggatttggatttgaCGCGGGCTCATCACAGGATGAG GACCCGTCTTTCACTTTCTTCGATGAGAAG AAAACCACAGAATCAAAGTCTCCAAGCT GCCCTGAGTTCCTGTTTGGCCAATCAGAGCAAAGTGAAGACTTCCAGTTTGTCTTTACCTCAAAGAGCCCTCAGACAGCTAAAAAAGACAACAACCAGGATGagtttccattttcatttaacttttga
- the tmem169b gene encoding transmembrane protein 169, translating to MAQVEEPQTEGEGSPQMISLRSDVSGNHVDEGEVGPAMRRKRRKKKDPRPESIIVYRSDMERTPGEDQGTEEGAERSTEEGAKFLCTPTGEAGGGWSLPPDSRYVTLTGTITRGKKKGQVVDIHLTLTEKELRDLAKSKERLNAECEAGEGSKRTCSLGVCQGPHVVLWSLSCVPVVFLLSFITSFYYGTLTWYNVFLVYNEERTFWHKITICPFLIIFYPMLIMPMALSLALYSAVVQVSWAFGEWWQVVRDLEKGFCGWACGKLGLEDCSPYSIVELLDSDTVCDTLQSKAPSELAQTSSV from the exons ATGGCACAGGTAGAGGAGCCTCAGACCGAAGGAGAGGGCAGCCCCCAGATGATCTCCTTAAGATCAGACGTATCAGGGAACCATGTGGATGAAGGAGAAGTGGGACCCGccatgaggaggaagaggaggaagaagaaagaccCGCGTCCAGAGTCCATTATTGTTTACCGCTCTGACATGGAGAGGACGCCTGGAGAGGACCAAGGCACtgaggagggagcagagaggagcacagaggaggGAGCCAAGTTCCTCTGCACCCCTACAGGAGAAG caggaggaggctggAGCCTTCCTCCAGACAGCCGCTATGTGACCCTGACAGGCACCATCACTCGAGGGAAGAAGAAGGGTCAGGTGGTGGACATTCACCTCACTTTGACGGAGAAGGAGCTCAGGGATCTGGCCAAGTCAAAGGAGCGCCTTAATGCAGAGTGCGAGGCCGGGGAAGGCTCCAAACGCACCTGTAGCCTAGGCGTGTGCCAGGGACCACATGTCGTCCTCTGGAGCCTCTCCTGCGTCCCCGtggttttcctcctctccttcatcaccTCCTTCTACTACGGCACTCTCACCTGGTACAACGTCTTCCTGGTGTACAATGAGGAGCGGACGTTCTGGCACAAGATCACAATATGCCCCTTCCTCATCATCTTCTACCCCATGCTGATCATGCCCATGGCGCTGTCTCTGGCTCTGTACTCCGCTGTGGTGCAGGTGTCGTGGGCCTTCGGCGAGTGGTGGCAGGTCGTGAGAGACCTGGAGAAAGGCTTCTGCGGCTGGGCCTGTGGGAAGCTGGGACTGGAGGACTGCTCCCCCTATAGCATAGTAGAGCTGCTGGACTCTGACACGGTTTGTGACACTCTGCAGAGCAAGGCCCCCAGCGAACTCGCCCAGACATCATCGGTGTGa
- the xrcc5 gene encoding X-ray repair cross-complementing protein 5: MAGAKSALVLCMDVGYSMSNSAPGEEPPFELAKKVIQKFVQRQVFAETKDVLALVLFGTDSTKNQLDQDGQYQNITVHRHLMVPDFELLEEIENQIHPESQQADWLDALVVCMDLLQTETKEKKCDRLNIVLLTDLNTQASTEEVDVIIENLKQAGITLQFFLPFPAEEDEEGGGDADRRGPGHPGTGKGLSREQRNGLDMVKHVMLSLDEEDGLDQIYTFRTAIEQLCMFKRIERRPMAWPCLLTIGSCLPIRIVGYKAVTEEKLKKMWITVDAQSQQKDDVRRETVYCLDDDNETEVQKDDTIQGFRYGSDIVPFSKVDQEQMKYKHDGKCFAVLGFTKQNMVHRHKFMGNQVIKIFSAKDDEHAGIALSALIRALDELQMVAIVRYAYDRRSNPQVGAAFPCIKQDYECLMYVQLPFMEDLRHFTFPSLENKKLTPSDTQLSAVDSLIDSMMLVEEDDDNAGQKDLFKVHHIPNPAFQRHFQCLHHRAVSPGTPLPTTEPWLKAALERPDVISERCQAPLEEIKRKFPLTEVEKKKKLKTSAQIFGKDSEEPDNKKAKGDEEEEEYNLADIAEGHVTSVGSVDPARDFRTLIKQNSLPFGDVCQQLTHRIEQLLSNKNTHYYMKSITCIQAFREQSVKLLNASLYNSYLQSLKRSIPNRGLEVFWDLLVQDAITLISKDEVEGSTVSKGEANQFLVTEEKKAEAAPPPAEDTGDVDDLLDMM, translated from the exons atGGCAGGCGCCAAA tcAGCATTGGTGTTGTGTATGGATGTGGGATACTCCATGTCCAACTCCGCCCCGGGCGAAGAGCCTCCCTTTGAACTTGCCAAAAAAGTCATCCAGAAATTCGTCCAGCGCCAG GTCTTTGCAGAGACCAAGGATGTACTGGCTTTAGTCCTGTTTGGCACGGACTCCACCAAGAACCAGCTGGACCAGGATGGCCAGTACCAGAACATCACCGTGCATCGTCACCTTATGGTGCCAGATTTTGAGCTTCTGGAGGAAATAGAGAACCAGATCCATCCAGAGAGTCAGCAGGCTGATT GGCTGGATGCTCTAGTTGTCTGCATGGATCTccttcagacagaaacaaa GGAGAAGAAATGTGATCGTCTCAACATTGTCCTCCTGACTGACCTCAACACTCAGGCCAGCACAGAGGAGGTCGACGTTATTATTGAAAACCTGAAACAAGCTGGCATCACACTGCAGTTCTT CTTGCCTTTCCCTgcggaggaggatgaagagggtgGAGGAGATGCAGACAGAAGAGGCCCCGGCCACCCGGGCACAGGCAAAGGTCTGTCCAGGGAACAGAGGAACGGCTTGGACATGGTGAAACACGTCATGCTGAGCCTGGACGAGGAGGACGGCCTGGATCAAATTTACACGTTCAG GACTGCTATTGAGCAGCTGTGTATGTTCAAGCGGATTGAGAGGAGACCCATGGCCTGGCCCTGTCTGCTGACCATCGGCAGCTGTCTGCCCATTCGTATTGTTGGATACAAAGCC GTGACAGAggagaaactgaagaaaatgtGGATTACAGTAGATGCTCAATCGCAGCAGAAAGACGACGTGAGGAGAGAGACTGTCTACTGTCTGGATGATGACAATGAGACAGAGGTGCAGAAGGACGACACCATCCAAG gTTTTCGTTATGGAAGTGATATCGTTCCCTTCTCCAAAGTAGATCAAgagcaaatgaaatacaaacacGACGGGAAGTGCTTTGCTGTTCTCGGCTTCACCAAACAGAATATG GTTCATCGCCATAAATTCATGGGGAATCAAGTCATCAAGATTTTTTCTGCCAAGGATGATGAG CATGCAGGAATTGCGCTGTCCGCGCTCATCCGAGCGCTAGATGAGCTCCAGATGGTGGCCATTGTGCGTTACGCTTATGATAGGCGCAGTAACCCTCAAGTGGGAGCAGCCTTCCCGTGCATCAAGCAGGACTATGAG TGTCTGATGTACGTCCAGCTGCCCTTCATGGAAGACCtcagacattttacatttccttctcttgaaaacaaaaagttaacTCCGTCAG ACACTCAGCTGTCTGCTGTGGACTCTCTCATTGACTCCATGATGTTGgtagaggaggatgatgataaTGCAGGACAAAAGGACTTGTTCAAAGTCCACCACATTCCCAACCCTGCCTTCCAGAGGCACTTCCAG TGTCTGCATCATCGGGCGGTAAGCCCCGGCACCCCTCTTCCCACCACAGAGCCATGGCTGAAGGCTGCTCTTGAGCGCCCTGATGTCATTAGCGAACGTTGCCAGGCTCCACTAGAGGAGATAAAGAGGAAATTTCCTCTCACTGaagtggagaagaaaaagaagctgaAGACTAGTGCTCAGATTTTTGGCAAAGA CTCAGAGGAGCCAGATAACAAGAAGGCaaaaggagatgaagaagaggaggagtatAACCTGGCTGACATTGCTGAAGGCCACGTTACCTCG GTGGGAAGCGTGGATCCAGCTCGCGACTTCCGTACTCTGATCAAGCAGAACAGTCTTCCATTTGGAGACG TCTGTCAGCAACTGACTCACAGGATAGAGCAGTTGCTTAGCAACAAGAACACACACTACTACATGAAAAGCATCACCTGTATTCAGGCTTTCAGAGAGCAGTCCGTTAAG CTGCTGAACGCCAGTCTGTACAATAGCTACCTCCAGTCCCTGAAAAGAAGCATCCCAAACAGAGGGCTGGAGGTCTTCTGGGACCTGCTTGTTCAAG atgCCATAACTCTGATCAGCAAGGACGAGGTTGAAGGAAGCACCGTATCCAAAGGCGAAGCTAATCAG TTTCTGGTTACCGAAGAAAAGAAAGCGGAGGCGGCTCCACCGCCAGCTGAAGACACTGGAGATGTTGATGACTTG CTGGACATGATGTAA
- the LOC139208122 gene encoding collagen alpha-2(VI) chain-like: MAMISGFIFLCMLQAAICQFVTPRGPRPIPGRGDSPEPTVPPLPPFPPRPAGCDGGIIDCPIKLFFALDTSETIALQESPPETLVTSIKEFTKMFAQRLSDDEYRGQIQISWSVGGLNFSETQHIFSQFTTKETFIRNVSNIIYEGKGTFTDCAIERMTQKMTQYLGMNDVLFSVFITDGHVTGSPCGGIKLMSEKAREKGIRIFSVAASRVIDELGMREIASAPSDLYRDDYIAVDVSGRRPKIMTETIDRIIKAMKYQAYIQCYEHKCLETPGPPGPKGFRGPKGLKGDRSRPGPKGLKGRQGDPGIEGPIGQPGPKGEPGLKGDKGEIGATGAKGVAGVPGMNGTHGQKGKIGRIGAPGCKGDPGDKGPDGYHGDVGDTGPPGDNGEKGGPGIPGNPGPKGLVGDPGPKGERGNPGSPGIPGEKSTPGRDGLPGPKGERGRRGDTGVKGEQSSDGLKGEKGEQGPEGVRGRPGEDGLKGAKGDLGLPGLRGQPGDPGGPGGNGTMGNPGDPGPRGDTGPPGPQGDNGRAGFSYPGPRGPTGDRGDPGRKGPRGGRGECGAKGESGDKGTPGDIGDPGQVGQPGNRGPRGDPGSDGDQGPVGDPGLNDCEVMTYIRETCGCCDCEKVCGPLDIVFIIDSSESVGLTNFTLEKNFVINTINRLGSMASDPASLTGTRVGVVQYSHNGTFEAIRLDDPTINSMSAFKMAVKRLQWIAGGTFTPSALQFAYDHLIRHSKRSKAKVSVVVITDGRYDPRDDESLLRYLCNDKDVVVNAIGVGDMFRKKQDDEILGSIACDDKNRVTGMRRYSDLVAEDFIVKMENVLCPEPVIVCPDLPCKSEPDVAPCVQRPVDLVFLLDGSERLGTENFRHVREFVQKVADKLGLARSKTDRMRARLALVEFGKENEVHVAFPLTHDPANIVEGIASLPYLDSSSSVAPAIIYTIDNILGKGNARQARRNAEISFVFITDGITETKNLEEAVSAMRGAQIVSTVIATRSDVDQEVLTKLAMGDQSAIFKGKDLSHLSRSSLFDRFIHWVC, from the exons ATGGCAATGATTTCAGGGTTCATCTTTTTGTGCATGCTCCAAGCCGCAATCTGTCAATTTGTAACCCCCCGTGGTCCCAGGCCCATACCTGGGCGAGGTGACAGTCCGGAGCCGACTGTACCGCCACTCCCACCATTCCCACCGAGACCTGCAGGCTGTGACG GTGGGATAATCGACTGCCCCATCAAGCTGTTTTTCGCCCTCGACACCTCAGAGACTATTGCCTTACAGGAGTCCCCACCTGAGACCCTGGTGACGAGTATTAAGGAGTTCACCAAGATGTTTGCCCAGAGGCTGTCTGATGACGAGTACAGGGGCCAGATCCAGATCTCGTGGTCAGTAGGAGGCCTGAACTTCTCCGAGACGCAGCATATCTTCAGCCAGTTCACAACCAAGGAGACCTTCATCAGGAACGTTTCTAACATCATATACGAGGGCAAAGGCACCTTCACCGACTGCGCCATCGAAAGAATGACTCAGAAAATGACCCAATACTTGGGGATGAATGACGTCCTCTTCTCTGTGTTCATCACCGATGGGCATGTGACAGGAAGTCCATGTGGAGGAATTAAGCTGATGTCAGAGAAAGCCCGGGAGAAGGGGATCCGCATTTTCTCAGTGGCAGCGTCCAGGGTCATCGATGAATTAGGGATGAGGGAGATTGCCAGCGCTCCCTCTGATCTGTACCGTGACGACTACATAGCTGTGGATGTCAGTGGCAGGCGACCAAAAATAATGACTGAAACCATCGATCGTATCATAAAAGCCATG aAATATCAAGCCTATATCCAG tGTTATGAACATAAATGCCTTGAGACTCCTGGGCCCCCTGGACCGAAAGGGTTTCGTGGTCCAAAA GGTCTAAAAGGAGATAGAAGTCGCCCTGGGCCAAAAGGCTTAAAGGGTAGACAG GGTGATCCTGGCATTGAAGGTCCAATCGGACAACCCGGTCCAAAG GGAGAGCCTGGTTTGAAAGGTGATAAG GGTGAAATCGGAGCAACTGGGGCAAAG GGTGTGGCAGGAGTACCCGGCATGAATGGAACTCACGGTCAAAAG GGTAAAATTGGCCGAATTGGAGCTCCTGGTTGCAAAGGTGATCCAGGTGACAAG GGACCAGATGGCTACCATGGAGATGTTGGTGACACTGGGCCACCTGGTGACAACGGAGAAAAG ggTGGCCCAGGCATCCCTGGAAATCCAGGTCCCAAAGGCCTTGTGGGTGATCCAGGACCAAAG GGTGAAAGAGGAAATCCTGGAAGTCCAGGAATACCAGGAGAAAAATCAACTCCA GGGCGTGATGGCTTACCTGGACCAAAAGGCGAAAGG ggaaggagaggagacactgGAGTAAAGGGAGAACAGAGTTCTGATGGGCTAAAAGGAGAGAAG gGAGAGCAGGGGCCAGAGGGAGTCAGAGGTCGGCCTGGGGAAGACGGGCTCAAGGGCGCAAAG GGAGACCTGGGACTACCAGGACTGCGGGGTCAGCCAGGAGATCCAGGAGGCCCCGGAGGAAAT GGCACCATGGGAAATCCTGGAGATCCTGGACCAAGGGGAGACACTGGGCCCCCTGGACCACAA GGTGACAATGGCAGAGCAGGATTCAGCTATCCTGGACCAAGAGGACCCACT GGAGACAGAGGCGATCCAGGTAGGAAAGGACCCAGGGGGGGCAGAGGTGAATGTGGCGCCAAAGGAGAATCTGGAGATAAAGGAACACCAGGGGATATT GGAGATCCGGGTCAGGTGGGTCAGCCAGGAAACAGGGGGCCCAGAGGAGATCCTGGATCTGAT ggggacCAAGGACCAGTTGGCGATCCTGGGCTCAAT GACTGTGAAGTCATGACTTACATCAGGGAGACGTGTGGTTGTTGTG ATTGTGAGAAGGTCTGTGGGCCCCTGGACATTGTATTCATTATCGATAGCTCAGAGAGTGTTGGGCTGACAAACTTCACCCTGGAAAAGAACTTTGttatcaacaccatcaacaggCTGGGATCTATGGCCAGCGACCCTGCGTCATTAACCG GCACAAGAGTCGGAGTGGTACAGTACAGTCACAACGGGACCTTTGAGGCCATTCGTCTCGATGACCCAACCATCAACTCCATGTCTGCCTTTAAAATGGCAGTGAAGAGGCTGCAGTGGATCGCAGGGGGCACCTTCACACCCTCAGCGCTCCAGTTCGCCTACGATCACCTCATCAGGCACAGCAAGAGGTCCAAAGCCAAAGTATCTGTGGTGGTGATCACAGATGGCCGCTACGACCCGCGAGACGATGAGAGCCTGCTCAGGTACCTTTGCAACGACAAGGACGTGGTGGTGAACGCCATTGGAGTTGGTGACATGTTTAGAAAGAAACAGGATGATGAGATCCTGGGGTCGATAGCGTGTGACGACAAGAATCGTGTCACTGGGATGAGACGTTACAGTGATTTGGTGGCTGAGGACTTCATAGTCAAGATGGAGAACGTGCTCTGCCCCG AGCCAGTAATTGTGTGTCCTGACCTCCCCTGTAAAAGCG AACCTGATGTAGCTCCGTGTGTCCAGCGGCCAGTGGATTTGGTCTTTCTACTAGATGGCTCTGAGCGCCTTGGGACAGAAAACTTCCGGCATGTCCGTGAATTTGTGCAGAAGGTCGCAGACAAACTGGGACTGGCCCGGAGCAAGACTGATCGTATGCGAGCCCGCTTGGCACTGGTAGAGTTCGGCAAGGAGAACGAGGTCCACGTGGCCTTCCCTCTCACGCACGATCCTGCTAATATCGTGGAGGGCATAGCGAGCTTGCCTTATCTAGATTCTTCTTCAAGTGTGGCGCCTGCCATCATCTACACCATCGACAACATCTTGGGTAAAGGAAATGCCCGCCAGGCGAGGCGCAACGCAGAGATatcatttgttttcatcacAGACGGCATCACTGAGACCAAGAACCTGGAGGAGGCGGTTAGTGCCATGCGCGGAGCACAGATCGTCTCCACAGTGATAGCCACGAGAAGTGACGTTGACCAAGAGGTCCTAACGAAGCTGGCCATGGGCGACCAGAGCGCCATCTTTAAAGGAAAAGACCTCTCTCACCTGTCCCGATCCAGTTTGTTTGACCGTTTCATCCATTGGGTATGTTAG